The genomic region AAAAcaactttaaagaaaattaagtttctacaacattctatattttttttatatctatgaATAAgtgtatattaattttattttagttttagttatttttgtacatacactaaaataatatttttaatggttGTAATGTAAAGTTTTAGTTGTTtgtataaatatagatatttcAGCAAACTTGAATAACAATATGACCACATAATCTCATATATATTAAAGAtaacatcattaaaaaaatataagccgaatataatgttttcataacatcttaatacaaatattacataaaatatgaaGGACAAAATGACGGCATAATAttgatagaataaaaaatattacgTAGTCATGCAGTCCACTGAAGTCCAAAGGTCTAAAAGGCAGTATGTGTTTTGTTATGATGATATTgcaggtgggtgtgtgtgtgtgtgtgtgtgtgtgtgtgtgtgtgtgtgtggcatatcAGGATAATCAGTGTAACCCTTTCGTTTCCGCCGATCCTCCAGCGCCTCCGTCTGCTGCACTGACTTCTTTATTATTTGAGTTTAGGATCTGAATAGTATCGAGTCTCCTTTAAGTATCGCCTGCTGTTTCTGCACTGGAGCCCGAGTGTGAGCGGAGGAGATGTTTCCAGGTGAACACCGATATCAGACGGAGATCCGGCATCATGGCAGCGGCCGGTGCTGATGAGAGACGCCGCCGATCCCTGCTCTTCATCAGCATCAGCGTCTGAAGCGACGCCTCTCGCATCCATCATGCTCGTTCTCCGTGTGTGAATCGCAGTGATTCTGGGCTGAGATGGTTCGGGTCGTTAGTGTTCTGGGTCTGGTGATGTTCAGCGTCGCTCTGCTCATTTTGTCATTGATCAGTTATGTGTCCATCAAGAAAGACTTCATCTTCACCGCCCCGAAATTCGCCAACGCCGGCGGGCCGCGGATGTACATGTTCCACACGGGCTTTCGGTGAGTGGGCATGTGTTTTACCACGCTCATTCAATAAATCAGGGCTATAAAAGGGATGCTTATGATTGTAATTCAGAAAGGGGTGCGTTTCTAATGCGCATGTGTGCAGATATTGCCTTCTTGTAGATTAATAAGCGCGTGCTTTATTCTAATTTTGGAAAGGCCTCTCTTGTCCTTCTGTCGTGATGCTCGGCGCGCATGCGCAGATCGCTCCTTGATCATCAAGATGAACGAACCCACATTCGCAGAGTAATGATTTCTGAACATTCAGCTGATGCTTTCATATTCTATATGCATCATGCATTCAATTCTAACAAAGTTCAAAGCGAAAGCTCGTTTTGAGCATTTCTCCATCAAGAtctccattgcacaaaaggttcttgaTAGTGGAAAAAGGTTCCTCAAATTATTCAAATGTTCTAAATATCaagatgtattattataattttttttttatagacaacgaaaaaactttttttattttgcatttggcagttattatagttaactaaaacctaaacaataaaaaactgaaataaaatacaatttaagaaaaaacgtgtgtgtgtaaataaaaagtagaattcaaaatattaagaaatgcaaaaataaaaaataatttttttaataaaaaaataactgatgAATGGCATCGTTGTGAAAGCAGCTTTTCAcaggttttatttttacattattttgagATTTAATGCAATTtcgttaaaggaatagtccacctAAAAATTAACAtaagctgaaaatgtgctcacccttaGGCGATCCAGGATCAGGGGCGTTGCACAATTGTCTCTTGTCtcttgttgtctctcacatctaaatccagccacatatttgtttatagCTGTTTTGGCTTATAAACGCTGCtttatctgtgcagatttctctcttgattcagaccagaacacttttacactggaggaagcattattatggattaaggACTTTAAGGGCATTTTAACCTTACCCAATGATTTGAAGTAAAAATGTTGgatttgtttttacaaacatgcagctttttccCTCACAAGACACATTTTGCCATTATTTGGATgacaaaatgtgatttaaattttaaaaagatgCACAGCTATTGCAGATATATACACAGCATCATAAAGACTGTATAAAGTGCAAGTAAAGCCCTGTGTGTTCTGTTGTTGTGGTTGTGTCAGTCTGTGCCGCTGTCCTTGGTCCTGATTTACTCCTCTGGCAGTTTTATGTCCAGTCAGTAATCAGATGCTTTTTTTGCAGTCAAGGTTACATAGAAGGAGTCATTTTGTTCCCGGCACGTCTTGTTGACGATATGACCATATGTTACTCAGCTTTACTATGAGTCATTTGAACTTGCGCCAGTGAAGAGAGAACATACGCCAAAACTAGCAGAACCGCATTCAAATGGGTTTGAACCCTTatgctgtgctgaaaatccttcACCTAatttggttttcctgaagaaaaacggtggggtaaaaaaaaaaaaaaaacagttttatacaacagttttttCTGATCCTGTGATTGGCTATGAGGAGTGCGATATTCAAGTGATAACAGCACTAAATAGTTGTTTACACTTCAAATATGtggtttgttaataaagataagGTCTATTTGAACAGTTGTGAGCTCCAGGGCGTCTTTAATGCAACTTTAATGCTGTATATCCGAGCACTGCCTTTAtacttttgactgaattgcctAGAAACTTTTATGATGGCTGTTCTTGATGTTTattaacccttaaagacctagaacatttttggggcgcctgacacacctgcacttttctttgtttttcatacctattctagcagtcagcatcaagtgtcatatatcattataaacaggaggacttacagtttaagtttaatttattcaacaatacagtgcaaatgattcacaaacaacacaaaatgagtgagaaatattcagagtgcaacagagtgcaactatctttatgactttatatttatataattatttatacataatagACATCATATAAACGAGAGATCAGCTGTCAATAATCTGcgtcagaatcgattttactcGGACATTGCCTCACAAACCCAATGTAGAAATCCCAGTGgtttatcagatatgtaccacgGTTTCATCCtcggttttgatttgttttatgtcaaagttctctgtcgtgtgtttttttttgtgctttttcagagagttttctcatgcaaatgtgttagtttgtgtttgtatccatgcactcgcgacagacttcactttcactttgtttttttctttaataatgaaaaaaacaaagcattggtttcttctgacgaatcaatgttgtcaaaatgtgatgacgtaatcacgtgcactacggcgcctctgaatatccaaatTAGATCAAAAGGATATCTCCGAAACTTGGAGAATCTctgctttacatcactttttaaagcattcagattggattagcggttcaaaagttattaaacattaaaaaacaacagttatttttagccACGGGTGGCTGTCTCTGTCTTTGAGGGTTAAATcttattatacaataaataatatttcatataaataatagtagtgaATAGTATTTgggaaacagtgtgtgtgtgtgtgtgtgtctgtgtgtgtgtgtgtgtgtgtgtgtgtgtgtgtgtgtgtgtgtgtgtgtgtgtgtgtgtgtgtgtgtgtgtgtgtgtgtgtgtgtgtgtctgtgtgtgtgtgtgtgtgtgtgtgtgtttgtgtgtgtgtgtgtgtgtgtgtgtgtgttatggtgATTTTAGTGACATTATTCCTCCATTTGTTTTTCTGAGTGAGAGTAAAGACTTTTctattgaaagagactgaaacaaGGTAATGAAGAAGGaagttattttttactttcagcAACAGCTTGTAAGACACAGTTAACAAATGAGTGGCGCTGTCATCGGAAATCAcccttaacagatgaaagatagtacgacaaagatatcgctttccACAGCAGACATTCGACtcgtgttttattgtgaatatgagattaagctgaagaatgaatgctgtatcagatcACACTCTAAGTCCATCTCTGTCTCATAACACAGTGAGCTTTAATACAGTGATACAATCAGCTTTCAATGAAACGACTCAACAATCCTTTATTACTAAAGTTATAAAGTAATATTTCTGAATTAGTAACAGATCTTGAACTCAGCTGTTAAACTGTCCAACTGAGATCTGAATATGTGGCggaagaaaatagttttgatatgCAACATATGTTGTGAGTGGCTTGAGTTATTTTGAAACAGACTGAGCTTTAACAAACAAGAGTGAGCAAACGGGCAGGCGTGGAGTCTAAAAGCGGCTGTTTAATTAGAGCGGCCATCGACTGCCCCGGGCACAGtctgactgacagcggtctggaTGGGTCTCATTGATCGGAGCCGCTTTCAGCAGCTGCCGTCAGTGGGACGCCGTGATCGGGTCCTCCTGTGATGTGCAACAGAAACAGTGTTTCTCATTTCCTCTGTGCATCTTCTCATCAGGTCCCAACTGGCCATGAAGTTCCTGGATCCTGCGTTCACATCGCTGAATAACGCGCTCAACGAGAACCTGCAGGAGTCTAGCAGCTGGAGGTTCAACAAGAGCGCTTATTTACTGCAGAGGTgaaccttacacacacacatgcacacaatcacacatacatctctctcgctctttctctctctctctctctctctctctctctctctcacaaacacacacacaagcacagtgGAGAGGATTCTAATACTAGTTAGTCAGAATATTAATTTAGAGTTCATCTAAAACCCTCCATCATCCCCAGCTCCCCCTGTATTGATCTGCTATGAGTTATTTTACATGCTATTTGTGCAGTGCTGCAGTGTGTCTTAATTACTCACAGCACCATATCGGCTCAGGTATTGGTAGTAACAAGTTCATGTACTTGCTTGCAGCAGCAATAATCGACAAATACAGcgataaccaacagcagcagcagcagcaataatctacaaatacagcgataattcaattcaattcaagtttatttgtatagcgctttttacaatacaaatcgttacaaagcaactttacagaaaattatgtttctacaatatttagtagtagctagtaatttgtgcatgtttgacaggattttagaaaaaataaaaaataataataatacaagacgtagtcagctagacgatgcactatcaatattattaattaatagttattatatgatgcagtcacacatgtagcaatatttgttagttctgtttgttgattcaaggttagcatacAAGGTAACCAACAGCAGctgcagcaataatctacaaatacagcgataaccaacagcagcagcagcaataatctacaaatacagcgataaccaacagcagctgcagcaataatctacaaatacagcgataaccaacagcagcagcagcaataatctgcAAATACAGCGATAACCAACAGccgcagcagcaataatctacaaatacagcgatgaccaacagcagcagcagcaataatctacaaatacagcGATAACCAACAGccgcagcagcaataatctacaaatacagcaataaccaacagcacctgcagcaataatctacaaatacagcaataaccaacagcagcagcagcagcagcaataatctacaaatacagcgataaccaacagcagcagcagcaataatctacaaatacatcgataaccaacagcagcagcaccaataatctacaaatacagcgataaccaacagcagcagcagcaataatctgcAAATACAGCGATAACCAACAGccgcagcagcaataatctacaaatacagcgataaccaacagcagcagcagcaataatctacaaatacagcaataaccaacagcacctgcagcaataatctacaaatacagcaataaccaacagcagcagcagcagcagcagcagcaataatctacaaatatAGCAAtaacctacagcagcagcagcaataatctacaaatacagcgataaccaacagcagcagcaccagtatccatccatcttcttccgcttatccggggccgggtcagcagtctaagcagagaaccccagacttccctctccctagacacttcctccagctcttctggggggacaccgaggcgttcccaggccagccgggagacatagtctctccagcgtgtcctaggttttccccggggtctcctcccagtagGACACGCccagaacaccttcccgggaaggcgtccaggaggcatccagaACAGATGCCCGAACCACCTCAGcagacccctctcgatgtggaggagcagcggctctactctgagctcctcccgggtgactgagcttctcaccctatctctaagggatcgcccagccaccctgcggagaaagctcatttcggccgcctgtatccgggatcttgtcctttcggtcatgacccaaagctcatgaccataggtgagagtaggaacatagattgaccggtaaatcgagagcttcgccttgcggctcagctctttctttacCACGACAGACctgtacatcgaccgcattactgcagaagctgcaccgatctgtctgtcaatctcccgttctatccttccctcactcgtgaacaagaccccaaaatacttaaactcctccacttgaggcaggaactctccaccaacctgaagtgggcaagccacccttgtccgactgaggaccatggcctcggatttggaggtgctgattctcatcccagccactTCACACTctgctgcaaaccgtcccagtgcatgctgaaggtcctggcttgatgaggccaacacgacaacatcatccgcaaagagcagagacgaaatcctgttgtcaccaaacctgaccccctccggcccctggctgcgcctagaaattctgtccataaaaatcatgaacagaaccggcgacaaagggcagccctgccggagtctacaaataatctacaaatacagcaataaccaacagcagcaataatctacaaatatagcaataaccaacagcagcagcagcaataatctacaaatacagctataaccaacagcagcagcaccagtaataatctacaaatacagcaataaccaacagcagcaataatctacaaatacagcTATAACCAAcggcagcagcagcaataatctaccaaTACAGcgataaccaacagcagcagcagcaataatctacaaatatagcaataaccaacagcagcagcagcaataatctacaaatacagcaataaccaaaagcagcagcagcaataatctacaaatacagcaataaccgacagcaacagcagcaataatctacaaatacagcAGTAAACAACAGCGGCAATAATCTACAAATATAGctataaccaacagcagcagcagcaataatctacaaatacagcaataaccaacagcacctgcagcaataatctacaaatacagcAGTAACCAACAGAAGCAGCAATAGCTTAAAAATACAGCAGTAGTAATAATGTGCAAATAGATCAATAACCAACAGgagcaataatctacaaatacagcaataaccaacagcagcaataatctacaaatacagcaataaccaacagcagcaataatctacaaatacagtAATAACCAACAAGCAGCaacagcaataatctacaaatacaacAATATCCAACACCAGCAGCAGCGTAGTTtatctattctgccaagaccaaatacattaacattgtcatatccattaccatgctaaaatctaCCAATAGTTCTCATGATAGAACTATGGTCATATAGTTGTTGCCCTTGATGTGGTGTTTATGCATTAATTTTTATAGTGTTAAACGTATcaaatttaatactttttaaaatattattattctttaaacatCAACTTTAAagaatatcatcatcatcatcaacatcaacaaacatgtgtacataatattaaatattaataaatatgaatatttttaaatagtaatattatagTTGGCTTTCTAATTTTTTTACCcgaattttttctttcttattcgcTTATTTCATGTTGTTGCGTCTGTTTTTCAGTAAAGAGATCGCCCAGTACATCAACGTCCCGCACAACTTCACGCTGACCAAGAGCAGCGTTCGCGTGGGTCAGCTAATGCACTACGACTACTCCAGTCACAAATACGTCTTCTCCATCGGCGAGAACCTCAGGTCTCTGCTCCCGGATTCGTCTCCGGTCCTCAACAAGCGATTCAACACCTGTGCAGTGGTGGGAAACAGTGGCATCCTCACCGGCAGTCGCTGCGGCACACAGATCGACAACTACGACTTCGTCTTCCGCTGCAACTTCGCGCCCACCGAGGTTTTCCGTCGCGACGTGGGCCGACGGACCAACCTCACAACCTTCAACCCCAGCATCCTGGAGAAATACTACAACAACCTGCTGACCATCCAGGACAGGAACAACTTCTACCTGAGCCTGAAGAAGCTGGACGGAGCCATCCTGTGGATTCCCGCCTTTTTCTTCCACACGTCAGCCACGGTCACGCGCACGCTCGTGGATTTCTTCGTAGAGCACAAGGGCCAGCTGAAGGTGCAGCTAGCCTGGCCTGGAAACATTATGCAGTACGTCAACAGGTGAGATCTTACGTCACATTTGAGAGCTTagctacaaaaaataatattgaaaataaaaaaaacggttAGCTAATCATGGTTATTTGGCTCAAAAGATGTAATCGcaaattttaatcaaatttaacttttttttttcatttttcattgcaGTTTCACATAAGCACAAATCACATTGATACTTGTGGTTTGCTTGCAGATTTTGTCGCAGCAAACAACCGCGTGAAAGAAAAAATGTTACCGgtgtttttataatatatattttaaaactaaaatcttTATAAATAAGTAAGttcttaaataaataagtaacaataatataatttttttttgtttttatatttattattattattattattatttgagaatttcttaaattcttaaaaaaaaaaatacataaataaatattagaaaattACTGCAAACTGATTGATTTTTTTAAGATGTCAACCTGATATTAaacttattaatattttgaaaactaaagttaaaataaatgaaaaaagattattaactgtaacttttttatttcttaaactaAATAACTTTTAATAACTAAATAACTATAAAACTTTAAATAACTCAACAGTTTTAGAAATTTATTGAACATGGATTAATTGTTTTCAGCCTGGTATTAATAGTATCTTAAaattaaagactttattaataagaaacaataataaaacaattaaatcagAATTGATTAAGTTTTATAAGCATGTttatattttgatacattttatattattttttttatatagttttatattttttaattttaagaattAAACTCTTTCAATActcataaataatagtaataataataataataataatagaagtttatgtatgtattttaattaacTCTTTAAATAACAGCATTAACTATATTAGTAAATTATTGCAAATTCATTAAAGCTTATTattccaaaacaacaacaacaacaacaaccatagAACCTTGTGGAGGCTCCTTACCAATGTAAA from Carassius carassius chromosome 47, fCarCar2.1, whole genome shotgun sequence harbors:
- the LOC132130794 gene encoding sia-alpha-2,3-Gal-beta-1,4-GlcNAc-R:alpha 2,8-sialyltransferase-like, which gives rise to MVRVVSVLGLVMFSVALLILSLISYVSIKKDFIFTAPKFANAGGPRMYMFHTGFRSQLAMKFLDPAFTSLNNALNENLQESSSWRFNKSAYLLQSKEIAQYINVPHNFTLTKSSVRVGQLMHYDYSSHKYVFSIGENLRSLLPDSSPVLNKRFNTCAVVGNSGILTGSRCGTQIDNYDFVFRCNFAPTEVFRRDVGRRTNLTTFNPSILEKYYNNLLTIQDRNNFYLSLKKLDGAILWIPAFFFHTSATVTRTLVDFFVEHKGQLKVQLAWPGNIMQYVNRYWKTKQLSPKRLSTGILMFTLASSLCEQVHLYGFWPFGWDPNTGKELPYHYYDKKGTKFTTKWQESHQLPTEFKLLFKMHTDGVLKLSLSHCA